AGAAGTGAGTCAACCAAGTAATTGCTAGCTTATCGGCATTTCTACAGACTTCAgcaaattaagaatatatataatagaacttaaaattaaagataagcaaacatttaaattataaacatggaAGAAATATCTCGAAAACAATTACCAAGAGATTTACGCTTCTTATACTTCCATTCAGTCTTAGCTGGGGTTACACAAGTTAATTCGTTGGAGACAGAAACTTTTCGATCAATCGAAGAAAATGAGCCGCTTCTTTTGTCATCTATTAAATAGTTGCTATCGGCAAGATAGACTCGCCTTGCACTATTATAGCACGAAACGTACGACAGCTTTGTAGAGTTTCTTAAACTAAGTCGGAAAAACTTCCCTACTGTTAGCTAGGAACAGCAAGTTGTTGCGAACAACAAGGGCTGATAAGATATCCACTGCTCTATTtatacaaaacatatattttatcagttcgattcatttcaatttaatcgGAAAATTGATGATGCAATACCTTAAGTACTTCCTTCCGCTGGTgggaaaacaaattaaatgcttTGCCCCGTTAACTTGACATTAAATAtccattgaaatttctttattcaaaaatatttcattaaattaagtaaGTATCTTCAAAAGTAAGTTAATTGACTACAATCATGCAAAGCCGAGTCTTAATTAGTTATGCAACATCTTTTTCtctataagataatttttaagaagtttagAATGGAAAGTAATTATCTAGTTGTGTGCATGAAGAAAACTCAATTCGTAAAATACGCTTAagttctcattaaaataaaaaattcttcatttaaatttttatttaaataaaaaaaatagaaaagtgacAGTTCGAAAAGCTACGAAAATGTATCAAACGACATTCCATAACTTGAAATGTCAAGTGACGTAATTTTGTTGCCAGATGTATAATTTCTCATGTTAGTAAACAAAGAACTATGGATTAAACTGGGGAATTAGATGCTGCAAGAATATCAGCTGTTTACGCCATTTAACTTAAAAGATTGTCGACAATGTAAgcagttttatattaattaagttttttaagtcatactttcacttaattaaatatcaaaattatgttaTCACTTTTGCCTtggattcgaatttttttttttttttcgcttatgCGAAATTGCCTATTTTTGTCATGTTACGTGTATTAATTGAACAGCATTTCATTTGATCAGTGTTCCATAATAATAACTgcttaatgaatgaaaataactactatatttttaatatatgaatactAAAACTAATCGCTTTAATCGAGTAAGATAATCCTTATTAATATAATCTGAATATAAGTAATACAGTCATTACGCGATTTTGCTGTTTTTAATTTGACTTGGATTGATTTCAGCTTTCAATATCGAATGCATTTTTTCTGTGGTATCAATATGCAATGctttatgtattattttgtttatcaaaatcaGAATGATTCCATTAGACAAGAAAGATTTTTAATCCTAAGGATCTTGTTTGTGCtttcttataatttctattttgattagatttgaaaataaaaataagcaatctATTATATCTTATGATTTTAAACATCATATGTGTTTGTTTTTGTAGTGATtgttttttctttggaaattgaAGTATAGCAGTgatgaaactgaaaattttaaaatttattttatagatatgtattaaaagttttactattgtacatttatagtttaaatcaattttattgcatGTGTAAACTGAGAAGTTCATATGtgaatagactttttttttttgtttgatttgtgTGATACATGTTAAGTTTTTTAAATCAGCtactgatttattaaatatacttttttagaaAAGATAACTTGAAAAGTATAAAAGAGTAAAGATGAACTCATCATCTGACTTTGCAATTTCTTCTGATTGGGATATAATAGATGATGTGagtattttttatgtgaaattttattattgaaatgtatgAATAATGCAGTTTACCAacaaaatgctttaataattttaattttgtaagctttatttattttaaaaagttatttaatgttttaaaatataatttttctgatgttGCCAATCATTACCTGATATCTCAACTTAAGAAATGATTCCttctctttaatattaaatgtttagtaGTATTgctttacttttgttttcatctgtaatcaaaattattttatagtggaaatatttagttattttttttattattaattttgtagcattatatgaaatttcttaaattagatttatttaggCAATGTTTTGAAGCTAAATATTGCATGAAAAGCCTATATATTGATatcttatttttctgtttcaaattaaaagcCGTAACGACCATTTTATTGTATATTCTAACTTTTTACATGCAATGTCATTTTCACTTGAAAGTTTGAACtgtgatataatttaataattaactggAGGctaatgcatgcattttttttaagaagcagTCTCTTCCCATTTGAACAAATTTGTCTTTATTGTGGTGATATGGCTAAATGTTTCATTTCCCTTTCATATTTGATTATCTTACGTGATCTGGGCAGGCTTATAGAAGACTAGGCTAGTAACTATAGTTGTGTTTGGTGAAATCATAGACTTTATCttccaatttcttaaaaatgaaaaataaataaatactagcctcttctttttttctctatCCAAATTATATTCCTGAGATATAATTTGTTCCTTTAGTAttgtgttattttctttttacactgATGCATAAGATCCATATAAAACAACTCTATATTATTGTAACTAgtagaagatttttatttttatcaattctttatCTGAATTtgccttaaaatatattattggattaacatgatttgaaattttattttagaattttaaggcGTGTATCAACTCTATATATTTTCACTGCACTGTTTAACAAATCTCCATAGCAGatcattttgaatactttttttaatgtataacatgattttttttctttattttatatatgttttagcATGTTCAGTTTGGCTTTtagggcatttttttaaaattaattaaaacttatatacaaattaattaattatagatcTGAAATGTAAATTTGAATCTTATAGATTTAAGAACCTTTCagtgtgaattattttttatcattggataaatttccattttataagtTTCTCTTGCATGTAGTTATCATAAGGTGCCAAAGATCTCCTTCAAAGGGAGCTGCTTCTGAAAAGGCAATTAACATTTCATTCTCTTGAAGTGACCAACTATGTATGTGGAGGGAACGGGAGAAGATTAACTCTGGCATGTCACAGTGAATGTATATAAAGGTTTTTATTAACCATTTTCTTTTCCCCAGGAAACATCACAACTTGTTGATGGCACAAAGAAATCTGAGGAAGGTGTTCCTGGAGACTTGtaagtatattaatattataatttatttttataaactcatttttcttttgctgattatattttcattgcaatttcaaaaatctgtactTATTTggctaattaattataaaataaattattaatctctAATGATATATTTGgctaattaatatcaaatttgattttctgaagATTGTCATTGGTTTTCATCGACatgattgcattttattttgatattagcaTAGCTTTTGCTATTTTGCAAGTTCTTTTACAGCTGCATGAGTGAgtaaagtttgagaaaaattaGTTAGGAAAGAGTAATTTTCAATCTAGTTTGAAATTGTCCTCATTAACATGCTTGGTTGctttcatttacatatttgagTGCCTTTCGTTTTATGGTCTCACTGGAGTTTAAAAGAagcttaaaatacaaaataaagtcaacaaataaaaaataattgtgcgaagctgttaaaaattattatttaaattgattaattgattgaaaGCAGTAATTcagaatttagctttttttagtAACTAAAATcgtgaagtttaaaattttttttaagtttgtttctTTTACTGTTATGCTTTTCATCCATTGAGTATTTtctacagtttttaaataaaacatgttctattattaattattataacattctATATTATTGCGAGCTAAGCTTAGAGAAATAATAATGACATTTTGATGTAAAGATGTAatacaattttttgcatttaattggctctttaattgattttttaaaaaactattaattttctttttaaaggaaagaaaaagaaactatgCAGAAAGGATCCTGCGTGGATGATATACCAGAACAGGAAGATGCTTGCGTGCCTGAAATTACAGGGTCAGAAATTAATAATCACCATGAGAATAGTTCCTCCAGTGAATTTGATGTCTTAGATGAATCAGTTGAAGACAGCAACCAAGGCAATCTATCCTTTTCCCATATGGAATATTCAATAAGTTCTTCCTtaggtaattataattttaataaatagtggAATTAATAAGTAATGGTTTATTAGTTCTCATTTGATACTTGTATTCGATTCActtcatttaaaaaggaaatgagaaaatttaactttcttttataaattgaacttaattttaaaaattctctctcTGGATTCTtatttagggggggggggaatctgtTGTAATCGGTttttgaaggaaagaaaaatcCTGTGTGGATGAATCTGTTGCATaaaaatagatgttaaatatcAAAAACTATAAATTACTAACCAATATGATTtgtgtttaaattcaatttcaaatatatatatatatattatatcgtCTTTTTCTTCTATAAACAGAAAGCAGTCATCCATCTCTGGTACCTGAAGTTGAAGCTGTAGATGCAGACGCTGAAACAGATGTAGAAATTCAAGCTGATTCTCATTCCAGTATATTTAGGATTCAATATGCTTTAAATGTACATCCATATTTGGTCGCATTTACATTGTCTCTTGCATTCATAGCTATTTTACTTGGTGAGTAAAAGaacaattccttttttaaagataaatatatgagTTTTAATAAGATAATGCAGGTGAAACCTGTgtgttgttaaaattttatcaattagttCTCCATTGATAGCATTCAAATTagtgcatgtaaaaaaaaaattaatagaacatACCATCTTAACAGCtgcaaaatttttgtaatttctacGGAAATTAGGTGAAAACTGTGAATCTATGGATGTATagtgaaaaactataaaaaatgccaaaaataccCTTTTCCTGAATCCATGCTCACTGGCTGttagcaaaaagaaaagaaagcagaaTCTTGTTCCTGTATGAATGAAAAAACATTTCAGTCACTCCTCATTACAAAATGCATATGGGATTTTGCCatgatgttaaactgagcaatgaggacttaaaaaaagtacaaatgcttattatttaataataataataaaaaaagaaattgtaaatgtCTGACAAAACATGATCAACAAAATCATATagtatgcttttttttaagtaaaattattttacctatatatttaatcaatatctgttaaataattttaagtaatgtcttaattaattaaaattctttggaaatatctgTTCTTTAATAATTTGTGGATACtcattatatgtaatatatacgGAAGAGTGGATAACAAATGGTGGAGGGTAGGATAGAATTCaaatatcatttgaataaaattattctcatgaaaaGTTATTATAATTGTGCAGGAAAtcttatggattttaaaaattttttttataaagtatatatttgttGTATGTAACTTAGCTTGTTCTTTTAATgagtatacataattttatattggtATGATTGAAGTCAcaattggttattttattttagaatgttgtagaatttatttcattatgagaTGGTATATGAAAGAAGGCAAtcaagataattataattattaaaaaaaaagaaaacatgatttgcctgaaaatagaaatacatttttttgtactATCAAAATAAGTTATTGCCTTGGCTCCTTGGCAAAATGagtcaattcttttcttttccccTCTAACCTCTTTGAGCAGTAGTACTCAAtctgtcaaagaaaaaaaaagacattctgttgtataattttttaatagctttaaaaaatctgcatattCCTGCCATTTTTTCCTGAAGAGCTGTTGAAAAAGGACGGATGAGtatgaaagtattataattatcactattatttttaagttcacagatattaaaaaatacgCAATAGAATGTGTATGCTGAGAAGTTAGacacttattttaaaaaagatttttaacttataaattgagatcttttatttctgtttttaagttatgagaaaagtaattttttttttttttatagcatcTGCACCTTTAGGTACCCTCAAGCAAATGAAAGAACGTGTGAATGCATTACAAgctgaaaataatgaattgaaaaatctgGTGCAGTCCAAATTAGAGAATGATAAACTTCTTATGGCTCTTGAAGAACAAATAAGATCATTGAAGGATGAAAATTTTAAGCTAAGTGAATCCATGAAGGCTCTTGTGGCTCAATTGGAAGAGCAGACTGCTATCTTAAGAATGGACAAAGAAACAAAAGTGCAAGATCCATTCAGGAGTGAAATTGAAAAACTAAAAGAGCAAATCAACATCCTGCAGATTGATAACGAAGAACTCCAGAAGCAGCTTGTCCGTACAAGGTATGGCATTTACTCTCCTCACCCGCAAGAGCAGAAAGCAAATCCATCAtctgaagaaaaagaaacaaaagataagccagataataaagaaaacagaGAGAATTCCTCGGAGATTTTaatggaagaaataaatgaattgagGAAAAAATTGTACACTGAAGTAGAGAAGTTGAAGAGCTGGAAAGATTCTGTCCAACACCTGGTGAAAAAGTTAGGAAATGGGTATACAGGGTCATCTGCTGAGGAAGATAAGCCAGATTTGAAAGACAAAGAATCATTTGCCCACTCTAGATCATCATCagagaaagaaagaatgaagaaatCTAAACCTGGGAAGAAGGATAGGAAATTTTCTGATTGGTCATGGAGAGATGTAAAAGAGAATCTCAAAGATACATTTGAAGGTCTGCAGGATATTGATGTGCCCAATATGTTTTCTAATTATGTGgtggataaaaagaaaattgaaggtGTCTTTGAATCGGTTGGTCACTATTTTAAGAAAGCCCAAGAGAAGACAAAAAAGGTATTGAATTTCAACAATGATATAAATCAAGAAATGTGGCACTTTTTTGGGCAACTGAGGAATCAATGGAATGACATAAGCAACaaatattaccaaaaatattattccacCAAGCAAGCAGCTCCCAAAACTGAAGATTACAAATCACAGTTTCAAAAACATAAGGAAGATGCCCAAGATTTTGGAACTGACAAAAGATTTGACAGATATCAGAAACAAAACAAACCAGAGGAAAccaataataatgaatatgaCCAAAATTTGTATCCAGATCTTGAAAGTTTTACTACTTCGCCCACTGCAGAAACTCCCGACTCAGAAAAAAATGAGATGGCACCAGAAGACAAAGCATATGATGACAATTCCTGGGTGTTTAAAAGAGCTGCTCATCGATCTCAACTGCGAGAAGAAGAACAGGAAGCATTCActaattggtttttaaaaagaGGACGAGATTTTCATTATAATGAAGATGAGTCTCTTAAGGAATGGTTCAAGGAAACATACCAAAATGGAAATTCTGATGAAGATTAAAACAAATTGCTAGCTAGCACACGCTACTGATTTTAATCTGTTGTATGTAGTggattcttcttaatttttttgtttatcactCTTTTAAGTCTTAATTTTACCCCCATTTATGATActgatattttaagaatgaaactTGAAATGTAAGATCTGCATTATTACTCGGTGATTTTATTAAGCTGCTATATGCatttattgtcatatttttaaGGTGTTTTTGATGTAATGCAGTTATTACAACTTCAGCCGGTACCAATATAGTCCTAAATGTGAATGAAATGGCTCTTCGAAAGAgcgttttgtaataataataataattctttgtatACGTTaagcattatttcatttaaagaaagattacACAATGTTAGTCAAATGTTTAAACTGTATCTGTAAAATGTATTGATAAATTATGAATCAATTGTATCAGTTCAAACTACCTGCACTGatgttaaagttaaaataatttttattatatttattcatttgctgTGCATGTATTATAACAGTGTGTGAAAAACTGCAAATTGAagacttaaaatacattttacctTTTTACAGTGTTATTTCAGGACGCACAAAAATGATgagattattaatatttgctcCATCCATTTGTATCCCTGAGTTTTGCAGTGATTTCTAACAAAGGAAATGGAAAGACACTTAATATTAGatctaagaaattctttttttttataaaggttaTTTCTCAAGAACTTAATGATATTTGTTTAATATGACATACActcatttttgtatttgaaattagcaattcaatacttattaattattgGCGTATGATTTTCACCTTCTGtaaaaatttactcaaatattttgagataattattTAAGTTTGCTAAAGTTCTTTAAGTAATATTATCTTGTTTAAAATCATAGTACATTTGCAAGTCCCTATAGCTTGCttctaaaattggaaaaattctgGATAAACTTCATTAGCTTTTGAAAAACTTGTTTTATCCTGTGTATCATATCTTATTTCAAGTGGAGCTATGTCACAGAATcttattttatacattgaaaaacatttttaactgcaAAGAAAACATCCGTTTCAAGTATAACTCCTGTTTGTTCCTATATTCCGTAGGCAGGCTCATCACCTTTCATTTAATTGTATGTGTCATTgtgttgcatttattttatttttgtagtgaTACATTATGTCTGTGATAGTGTAGGTGAGTGTTTTTACCTTTCATTGAGATCTTGAAGAACACCTGTGTTATTAAGTAATTAGGATGCTCCTTGTGTGCATTTTAATGTAACTTTTTGTCATGTTTTTGAGAACAAtaaattgttgaatattattCAAAGGTAGTTTAATTCTTGTTGTATCATCTTACTTCACACCactataagcttttttttttcaggatttctAGATTAGCATTTTTGGATGATTTAACTCTACAAAGGGGTAATGCACAGTAAAGATACGTGTGCTTCTGGAAATTTGTTAGGCTTTGACCTTGACTTCCATATCCatagatgcatttttttccatttcaccTCTGTTTTGGTAGCATAAATGACTCCTGGCACATgcatagaaaaataaagatttctttaactAAAAAGTGATGGTGCTTTATACAAGGTTATTTATGAATTCGAAATTCTGCTGATTTGCAAAAATATGTGGAATTTAtcgttttaattgttaaaattctacTAGCTATTCAGTTTACAGAAATTGTTACTGctcttaaattgttattttgaaaagataatatgagatactttttaatttgtaaaactgaaaaggatcaattactaaataaataaattaaatgtttatatgctCTTGGGTAAGACTTCTAGACATGGAAAACAGAAAAATCCCTAAAACAATAACACTCCCCCCTAAAGTATCGTTTGGTATATATCgagttttcattattaaaattaatgaatgcaatTATATGATCCTTTATATCTTCATTCAGCAAAACTGCACTGAAATGAACAATGCTGGAAGTGAAGAGATGCCTACTGATGATAAATTGTTGAGTGATGCAGCCTTCCAAATAGCAAAACTGTGGTTGAGAAACTatgacaaaaattgtaaaataataaagtgtAAGGAATTATTGTACCATGGATTTCTATACAGCTGGTTTGTCATCTAAGAAATTGTCGgtgttgtaataaaaaaaacattttaaagagcTGCAATTTGTAATTATCTGAATTATATTAGAGAAAATTAGCAGTCTATCGTTTTCCAATAAATGACATGCAACAAAAGAAAACGGAATATATGGGGAATCAGATGCGCAgttggaaaaatataaaagcaaaactgAAATAGCGAGGAGGATCCAGAGAACTAAAGCGAATTTTAGATAGGAGAGAACTGTTGGCAGATTGCCAAAGTTTTTTACTGATCCACCGTTAAATACACGAGAAAAGTGGCTTTCCGGTGTGTCACATAGTGATGTGTAGTGaacaaattttgatgttttcGAGATTTGATAGGCCTGCAATCCGTACCTGTGAATCTTATTGttgattcatatttattattagtatttgcattaaaatgctTCAGCGCAAGTGACTATAAAAGAAGCGGAGTGTCATTCTCACATTGACATTGATTTATTATGTCGTTCATTGTCAATGCGCCAAactttagaattcaaaaataaactttataatatagCAGTCCTTTTAATGCTTGAGAGCAAATGATACTATTTAATGAGTGAGCGCAAGCGACACACAaccaatattttctatttctcaaTGTGGAAAACCAACCAAACAAGGGTAAGagtcgaaaataataataataataattaaattaaaagagacTGCAGCCTTAAAGAGCAAGCCGGTACTTCTATATATTCTATACTAATTATACTGGAGTATCAGTAAAAGTTTGTCACAAAACCAGTAAAAACGCATGCTATATTAAGAAGACGACGCAAGATAATAAAATTAggatatagttaaaaatttgttcaacAGCAGTATATTATTAAGGAGAACAGAATAACGATTAATTGTGCTAGAAATTGTATTCTGATCAATCTCTACTTCTAATAAAAGACAATATGTGCGTGTGTTGTTACTTTGTAGATCAGACTGCTGGATCTGGAGCTACAATATGTGGCACAAACTTATTTGAAGGATGGGAAtatgcacattaaaatttttttaataaagaaataattataactttattaattaataattgaaaaaaattaacgggataactttagaaaatattatttaaaaaaatgatttttacagcattttaaaattcaaaagaattttatttctttttatcacacTAATTTAGTTGTGtgatttttcttctgaatttcggcaattaattcttttttacctaattttctacaatagttttcattgttgaatgcAGTTcaaaaccgttttcattattcataagtattaagtacttttaagtatttatttttcttacactGTTACAACTAACGAAAAAAACTTCTGCTTAGTTCTCAGATTCTTTGgtaaattgtaatgaattttacttttttttttccttctttatttcatcaattttttttttttttttttttttttttttgtggaatctgtaattaaatttatctaagaatgtatgtatgaaaatatataagcaaGCTGAAAGATAATGGTCTATATTGttcaattctttttatcaatattgtttcagtttaattttgcaatcaactGGAAGTTTTGCGTGAGGAATAAGGTAGTGAAATTAGCATTGACAATACGCAATCAAATATTACAtgacatcattaaaaatgttCGCATATACAAAGAACAAAGTAAGTGCATGGTTATTGCAGTAGTTTAAtgtttatcacaattttaaactaaaaaaattttgttaaggaAATTATGCATAACGAttcaactgaaatgaaatttaatcactaCTATCGGCGGACTAGATGGTCGTCGCAGACGATtagaatatctaattttaaaatacaatacattcatttaatattattatatgcgATTCACTAATTATACAGATGACTAAGGCATTTACTAATACAATAAAAGGTAAGATTTTGTATTCCAAATTAGACTCTTCGTCAGCAAATGATAATATACTGtccataaaataacaaaatttaccgTTACATTGGCTAACTATACGGGATGCAATATGCGAACTTTACCAGGCCCTTATTTTCGTAAATATATACTTCCAATCGCAAAAACCTTTCAAATGAAGTAAACATTCATATTacagtgggtttttttttatacaagaaaaaattacgatatctaattttaaataccatctatcgttcattatatttatatttaataaaagcttaCACATAATAACTTATTAAGGAATgtgatatatacataaaaaatttgtcTTATGTAGAGCAAAAATTGACAgatatttcatctcaaaattcgAACTGGTCTAATTTATGTGTGCTTCAGGTATCCTAAATTACATTTACTCGCACGTTCGTTGTCGTTTGCATTCTACTGCTATTTATCTAGTACATACTGAAAACATTCCATTTTCAGGATGTAGAttctatttaatttgatattcagtCTAACGTCGGAATTCTCATGAACTGAGtcagctgaaattttaaaacgaaaatatcttgttatttatttatttgtcccaCAGAATCCACACTTTTCGTTAAGATACgtggtaaatttttatttacagtaacTATAGAGAACGGAGACCGTATAAAAAGTTAGATTTGgtaactttcataatttttttttatttttatgttcaaaaaagcaataatataaatgtttatctcatttgtaaaaattttataactgaaagtATACGGCTAAGAGTCACggttgcaaaaataaaaatctaataaataaaattaattctgaacaATGCACTTTCAAAAAAATGTTGCAGAATAAGCTTTTTCGTAATCTTAAAATTCCATATTCCATAGTTAAACACGCTAACATTGTATTCAAATTACCATGCCGGTTTTCAACCATTTTGCCACATGTGAATTTGCTGCCTGTGTATTTCAGTTCAGCACGCTTCGTGCACAACGTCTGCATGTGGACGAAAAAAGAACATCTTACGTATAAACGATAATAATACCCATACGCAATGATTACAGTTTATTGTTTTGAGAGATAATGATTTATTAGGGTCGATTTCGTAAAAGAAATTGTCAACAATATatgccaaaaaaagaaaaaaaatcattcgatgtACCTATCAGTATGATAGTAAATtgataatttgtttcaataatttcatttgaatctaacAATCGAATTCACTTTCGCtgcttcttttttgaattttttacaaagCATTTCAAACACAACATGTTGCAATTTTCAATtacacaaagaaagaaaaaatctttaaaatctttattttacaacCATTCATCTG
Above is a genomic segment from Argiope bruennichi chromosome 1, qqArgBrue1.1, whole genome shotgun sequence containing:
- the LOC129962446 gene encoding kinesin-related protein 4-like: MNSSSDFAISSDWDIIDDETSQLVDGTKKSEEGVPGDLKEKETMQKGSCVDDIPEQEDACVPEITGSEINNHHENSSSSEFDVLDESVEDSNQGNLSFSHMEYSISSSLESSHPSLVPEVEAVDADAETDVEIQADSHSSIFRIQYALNVHPYLVAFTLSLAFIAILLASAPLGTLKQMKERVNALQAENNELKNLVQSKLENDKLLMALEEQIRSLKDENFKLSESMKALVAQLEEQTAILRMDKETKVQDPFRSEIEKLKEQINILQIDNEELQKQLVRTRYGIYSPHPQEQKANPSSEEKETKDKPDNKENRENSSEILMEEINELRKKLYTEVEKLKSWKDSVQHLVKKLGNGYTGSSAEEDKPDLKDKESFAHSRSSSEKERMKKSKPGKKDRKFSDWSWRDVKENLKDTFEGLQDIDVPNMFSNYVVDKKKIEGVFESVGHYFKKAQEKTKKVLNFNNDINQEMWHFFGQLRNQWNDISNKYYQKYYSTKQAAPKTEDYKSQFQKHKEDAQDFGTDKRFDRYQKQNKPEETNNNEYDQNLYPDLESFTTSPTAETPDSEKNEMAPEDKAYDDNSWVFKRAAHRSQLREEEQEAFTNWFLKRGRDFHYNEDESLKEWFKETYQNGNSDED